In a single window of the Saccharothrix australiensis genome:
- the panD gene encoding aspartate 1-decarboxylase, with amino-acid sequence MFRTMLKSKIHRATVTQADLHYVGSVTVDEDLMDAADLLAGEQVAIVDVTNGARLETYVIPGARGTGVIGINGAAAHLVRPGDLVILIAYGQMDDAEARSYAPKVVFVDAGNKVVELGVDPARAPEGSGLVSGAAVEPVAEAAETTASETEDATALDALIQAEN; translated from the coding sequence ATGTTCCGCACCATGCTCAAGTCGAAGATCCACCGGGCCACGGTGACCCAGGCCGACCTGCACTACGTGGGCTCGGTGACGGTGGACGAGGACCTGATGGACGCCGCCGACCTCCTCGCCGGCGAACAGGTCGCGATCGTGGACGTGACCAACGGGGCCCGGCTGGAGACCTACGTCATCCCCGGCGCGCGCGGCACCGGCGTGATCGGGATCAACGGCGCCGCGGCGCACCTCGTGCGGCCCGGCGACCTGGTGATCCTCATCGCGTACGGCCAGATGGACGACGCCGAGGCGCGGTCGTACGCGCCGAAGGTCGTGTTCGTGGACGCCGGGAACAAGGTCGTCGAGCTGGGGGTCGACCCGGCGCGCGCGCCCGAGGGCTCCGGGCTGGTGAGCGGCGCGGCGGTGGAGCCCGTCGCGGAGGCGGCGGAGACCACGGCGTCGGAGACCGAGGACGCCACGGCGCTGGACGCGCTGATCCAGGCCGAGAACTGA
- a CDS encoding type III pantothenate kinase, translating to MLLAIDVGNTNIVLGLYDGTGDKAALVRDWRMRTDARMTADELALTMRGLLGEYADKITGISALSTVPAVLRELRVMLGRYYSTVPKVLVEPGVRTGVPLLVDNPKEVGSDRVINTLAAHHLYSTACVVVDFGTSTNLDVISAKGEFLGGALAPGIEISVDALAARAAQLRKVELVRPRSVIGKNTVECLQSGIVYGFVGQVDGLVRRIVDELQVTEPGPVTVIATGGLAPLVVTESAAIQGHVPDLTLLGLRLVFERNMR from the coding sequence GTGCTGCTCGCCATCGACGTCGGCAACACCAACATCGTCCTGGGGTTGTACGACGGCACCGGGGACAAGGCCGCGCTCGTGCGCGACTGGCGGATGCGCACCGACGCCCGGATGACCGCCGACGAGCTGGCCCTGACCATGCGCGGGCTGCTCGGCGAGTACGCGGACAAGATCACCGGCATCTCGGCGCTGTCCACGGTGCCCGCGGTGCTGCGCGAACTCCGGGTGATGCTGGGGCGCTACTACTCCACCGTGCCCAAGGTGCTGGTCGAGCCCGGCGTGCGCACCGGGGTCCCGCTGCTGGTGGACAACCCGAAGGAGGTGGGCTCGGACCGCGTGATCAACACGCTGGCGGCGCACCACCTCTACAGCACCGCGTGCGTGGTCGTGGACTTCGGCACCTCCACGAACCTGGACGTCATCTCCGCCAAGGGCGAGTTCCTCGGCGGCGCGCTCGCGCCGGGCATCGAGATCTCCGTGGACGCGCTGGCCGCCAGGGCCGCCCAGTTGCGGAAGGTCGAACTCGTCCGGCCCCGGTCGGTGATCGGGAAGAACACCGTCGAGTGCCTCCAGTCCGGCATCGTGTACGGGTTCGTGGGGCAGGTGGACGGGCTCGTGCGCCGGATCGTGGACGAGTTGCAGGTGACCGAGCCGGGGCCGGTGACGGTGATCGCGACGGGCGGGTTGGCACCGCTGGTGGTCACGGAGTCGGCCGCGATCCAGGGGCACGTCCCGGACCTGACGCTGCTCGGGTTGAGGCTGGTGTTCGAGCGCAACATGCGGTGA
- a CDS encoding SAM-dependent methyltransferase → MRDSEAAWRVALYGPEGFFRRGAVPADHFRTAPLIGPELAEALLVLLDRVDFALGRPAHVDFVDVGAGGGELSAAVRSLAPPSLGRRLRVTAVDLGPPRALPGVRWTDALPDRVEGLLVGHEWLDAIPCPLVVGPHDDPWLARWWPLRPGWRAEIGAPRDAAWADAVSRVRGAALAIDYGHLRADRAAGRYRAGTFAAYRGGRQVTPVFDGSCDLTAHVALDACAEAAGGDRVLVSQRAALAALGLVASAEGTGMAWLESAARAARVAELRAVGGLGSFGWLLHGVGVAVSDLLPPLPAWRPLG, encoded by the coding sequence ATGCGGGACTCGGAAGCGGCGTGGCGCGTTGCCCTCTACGGCCCGGAGGGCTTCTTCCGGCGCGGCGCGGTGCCCGCCGACCACTTCCGCACCGCGCCGCTGATCGGCCCTGAGCTGGCGGAAGCGCTGCTCGTGCTGCTCGATCGGGTGGACTTCGCGCTCGGTCGGCCCGCGCACGTGGACTTCGTGGACGTCGGCGCGGGCGGCGGCGAGCTGTCGGCGGCGGTCCGCTCCCTCGCGCCGCCGTCGCTCGGCCGCCGCCTGCGCGTCACGGCGGTCGACCTCGGGCCGCCCCGCGCGCTGCCCGGCGTCCGGTGGACCGACGCCCTGCCGGACCGCGTGGAGGGCCTGCTGGTGGGGCACGAGTGGCTCGACGCGATCCCGTGCCCCCTGGTCGTCGGGCCGCACGACGACCCGTGGCTGGCGCGCTGGTGGCCGTTGCGGCCGGGGTGGCGCGCGGAGATCGGCGCGCCCCGCGACGCGGCCTGGGCGGACGCCGTGTCGCGGGTGCGCGGGGCGGCGCTGGCCATCGACTACGGGCACCTGCGGGCCGACCGGGCCGCGGGCCGGTACCGCGCGGGCACGTTCGCCGCCTACCGCGGCGGCAGGCAGGTCACGCCGGTGTTCGACGGGTCGTGCGACCTGACCGCGCACGTGGCCCTGGACGCGTGCGCGGAGGCGGCGGGCGGCGACCGGGTGCTGGTGTCGCAGCGGGCGGCGCTGGCGGCGCTGGGCCTGGTCGCGTCCGCCGAGGGGACCGGCATGGCGTGGCTGGAGTCGGCCGCCAGGGCGGCGCGGGTCGCGGAGCTGCGGGCGGTGGGCGGGCTCGGCTCGTTCGGGTGGCTGCTGCACGGGGTCGGCGTCGCGGTGTCCGACCTGCTCCCGCCGCTGCCCGCGTGGCGGCCCCTCGGCTGA
- a CDS encoding Rossmann-like and DUF2520 domain-containing protein, with protein sequence MDATPRPARLAVGVISAGRVGSVLGAALTRAGHVVGSVSAVSRASLRRAEELLPDVPVLPPPEVAAAADLVLLAVPDDELAGLVRGLVATGSLRAGQIVVHTSGAQGVEVLAPAADVGALCVALHPVMTFTGRAEDVERMTACSVGVTAADGDDAAWHVGEALVVEMSAEPVRVPEAVRPLYHAALAHGANHLITLVADCADLLRSAGIADAERVLGPLLSAALDNVLRHGDRALTGPVARGDAGTVAKHLRVLAAEGPETLAPYRVLARRTVDRAQAAGLLKPEPAADVRTTLEDR encoded by the coding sequence ATGGACGCGACCCCCCGCCCCGCGCGGCTGGCCGTCGGAGTGATCTCGGCCGGTCGGGTGGGCTCGGTGCTCGGCGCCGCCCTCACCAGGGCGGGCCACGTCGTCGGATCGGTGTCGGCCGTGTCCCGCGCGTCGCTGCGGCGCGCGGAGGAGCTGCTGCCGGACGTGCCGGTGCTGCCGCCGCCGGAGGTCGCCGCCGCCGCCGACCTCGTGCTGCTGGCCGTGCCGGACGACGAGCTGGCCGGGCTGGTGCGCGGGCTCGTCGCCACCGGGTCGCTGCGGGCCGGGCAGATCGTGGTGCACACCAGCGGCGCGCAGGGCGTCGAGGTGCTCGCGCCCGCGGCGGACGTCGGCGCGCTGTGCGTCGCGCTGCACCCGGTGATGACGTTCACCGGCCGCGCCGAGGACGTCGAGCGGATGACCGCCTGCTCGGTCGGGGTGACCGCCGCCGACGGCGACGACGCGGCGTGGCACGTCGGCGAGGCGCTCGTGGTGGAGATGTCCGCCGAGCCCGTGCGCGTGCCGGAAGCGGTCCGCCCGCTGTACCACGCGGCGCTGGCGCACGGCGCGAACCACCTGATCACCCTGGTCGCCGACTGCGCGGACCTGCTGCGCTCGGCGGGCATCGCCGACGCCGAGCGGGTGCTCGGGCCGCTGCTGTCAGCCGCCCTGGACAACGTGCTGCGGCACGGCGACCGCGCGCTGACCGGACCGGTCGCCCGCGGCGACGCCGGCACCGTCGCCAAGCACCTGCGCGTGCTCGCCGCCGAGGGGCCTGAGACGCTTGCCCCGTACCGAGTTCTCGCGCGCCGCACCGTCGACCGCGCACAGGCCGCCGGGCTGCTCAAGCCCGAACCGGCAGCCGACGTCCGCACCACCCTTGAGGACCGATGA
- the panC gene encoding pantoate--beta-alanine ligase codes for MTKPLTKDDYAPDDVTVHRDPDRLRRVVRALRAAGRNIALVPTMGALHAGHRKLIREAHVMQNTVVVVSIFVNPTQFGPNEDFAAYPRTFESDVDVCREERVGLVFAPAAEDVYLPGATVTVSPGPLGDELEGASRPGHFAGVLTVVSKLFNIVQPTYAVFGEKDYQQLTLIHRMARDLNFPVDVVGVPTVREADGLALSSRNRYLSEAERAAATALSAALVAGAHVSGQGADAVLGAASATLAAEPAVDLDYLELRAPDLGPAPENGDARLLVAARVGATRLIDNIAVLLGTGDE; via the coding sequence ATGACCAAGCCGCTCACCAAAGACGACTACGCGCCCGACGACGTCACGGTGCACCGTGACCCGGACCGGCTGCGGCGCGTGGTCCGCGCGCTGCGCGCCGCGGGTCGCAACATCGCGCTCGTGCCGACGATGGGCGCGCTGCACGCGGGCCACCGGAAGCTGATCCGGGAGGCGCACGTCATGCAGAACACCGTGGTCGTGGTGTCGATCTTCGTCAACCCGACGCAGTTCGGTCCGAACGAGGACTTCGCCGCCTACCCCAGGACGTTCGAGTCCGATGTGGACGTCTGCCGCGAGGAGCGGGTCGGCCTGGTGTTCGCGCCCGCGGCGGAGGACGTGTACCTGCCCGGCGCCACCGTGACGGTGTCGCCGGGGCCGCTGGGCGACGAGCTGGAGGGCGCGTCCCGGCCGGGGCACTTCGCGGGCGTGCTGACCGTGGTGTCGAAGCTGTTCAACATCGTCCAGCCCACGTACGCGGTGTTCGGGGAGAAGGACTACCAGCAGCTCACGCTCATCCACCGGATGGCGCGCGACCTGAACTTCCCCGTGGACGTGGTCGGGGTGCCGACGGTCCGCGAGGCGGACGGGTTGGCGCTGTCCTCCCGCAACCGCTACCTGTCGGAGGCCGAGCGCGCCGCCGCGACGGCGCTGTCCGCCGCCCTCGTCGCCGGCGCGCACGTGAGCGGGCAGGGCGCGGACGCGGTGCTGGGCGCGGCGTCCGCGACGCTGGCCGCCGAGCCCGCGGTCGACCTGGACTACCTGGAGTTGCGCGCCCCCGACCTCGGGCCCGCGCCGGAGAACGGCGACGCCCGGCTCCTGGTCGCCGCGCGCGTGGGCGCCACCCGATTGATCGACAACATCGCGGTGCTGCTCGGCACCGGCGACGAGTGA
- a CDS encoding class I SAM-dependent methyltransferase produces the protein MTSDDLRTRRANSFGAHAHAYAEHRPDYPAPAIRWALSPLGPGAHEVLDLAAGTGKLTGGLVAEGHHVTAVEPDESMLSELVRRHGGVRALPGTAERIPLPDATVDAVLVGQAFHWFDPARALPEIARVLRPGGVLAGLWNGDDVEVPWVAEFNRITRGGTEPLDTAVRSIPDHELFKDAETRTFPHTHRRTAETLAATVDTYSHAIVMPQDEREALRQRMLDFLLSQPETAEGEFDVPLRTHVERAIRT, from the coding sequence GTGACGAGTGATGACCTGAGGACTCGCCGGGCGAACTCCTTCGGAGCACACGCCCACGCCTACGCCGAACACCGCCCGGACTACCCGGCGCCCGCCATCCGGTGGGCCTTGTCACCACTGGGCCCCGGCGCCCACGAGGTGCTGGACCTCGCCGCCGGCACCGGCAAGCTCACCGGCGGGCTCGTCGCGGAGGGCCACCACGTGACGGCGGTGGAACCCGACGAGTCGATGCTGTCGGAACTGGTGCGGCGGCACGGCGGCGTCCGGGCCCTGCCCGGCACCGCCGAACGCATCCCGCTCCCCGACGCGACAGTGGACGCCGTCCTGGTCGGCCAGGCGTTCCACTGGTTCGACCCCGCGCGGGCCCTGCCCGAGATCGCGCGGGTCCTGCGCCCCGGCGGCGTCCTGGCGGGCCTGTGGAACGGCGACGACGTCGAGGTCCCGTGGGTGGCGGAGTTCAACCGGATCACCCGAGGCGGCACCGAACCGCTGGACACCGCCGTGCGGTCGATCCCCGACCACGAACTGTTCAAGGACGCGGAAACCCGCACGTTCCCCCACACCCACCGCAGGACGGCGGAAACCCTGGCGGCCACGGTCGACACCTACTCGCACGCCATCGTCATGCCGCAGGACGAACGCGAGGCGCTCCGACAGCGGATGCTGGACTTCCTGCTCTCCCAACCCGAAACGGCCGAGGGCGAGTTCGACGTGCCGCTCAGGACTCACGTCGAGCGCGCCATCCGCACCTGA
- a CDS encoding PrsW family intramembrane metalloprotease, giving the protein MTAYPARKRANQRRWTVLLPVVGLIALGVCGLVLLALGTSKIGAGPILVGAVAALVPVAAVLGAFLWVDRWEPEPAKILLLAFAWGACGATITSLVFNQTAHVLGELINDGDGSTFAAVVGAPIVEEATKAAFVIALFLRRREEFDGVVDGIVYAGVTAAGFAYTENIYYFARVFVDSGLGDLSSGVVALFILRGVLSPFAHPLFTAMTGIGIGIASMTANRRVRVVAPVLGYLGAAGLHSLWNFSTTVGTGSTFINLYFLIMVPVFAGTVWLVVWQRRREQRIVAGQLPEMAARRWIASSEVTLLASLQGRRRWRRAVRRKVGDQAARAVAGYQVAATELAFLRHRIALGTAGHEADRRHEVLLEALITARQAAVDAPGALKAAGGVRRS; this is encoded by the coding sequence GTGACCGCCTACCCTGCCCGCAAGCGCGCCAACCAGCGCCGCTGGACCGTCCTGCTGCCGGTCGTCGGCCTGATCGCGCTGGGCGTCTGCGGACTGGTGCTGTTGGCCCTGGGCACCAGCAAGATCGGCGCGGGGCCCATCCTGGTCGGCGCGGTGGCGGCGCTGGTGCCGGTCGCGGCGGTGCTGGGCGCGTTCCTGTGGGTGGACCGGTGGGAGCCGGAACCGGCGAAGATCCTCTTGCTGGCGTTCGCCTGGGGCGCGTGCGGCGCGACCATCACCTCGCTGGTGTTCAACCAGACCGCGCACGTGCTGGGCGAGCTGATCAACGACGGCGACGGGTCGACGTTCGCCGCCGTCGTGGGCGCGCCGATCGTGGAGGAGGCGACCAAGGCGGCGTTCGTGATCGCGCTGTTCCTGCGCCGCCGCGAGGAGTTCGACGGCGTGGTGGACGGCATCGTCTACGCGGGCGTCACGGCCGCCGGGTTCGCGTACACCGAGAACATCTACTACTTCGCGCGGGTGTTCGTCGACAGCGGGCTCGGCGACCTGTCCAGCGGCGTGGTGGCGCTGTTCATCCTGCGCGGCGTGCTGTCGCCGTTCGCGCACCCGCTGTTCACGGCCATGACCGGCATCGGGATCGGCATCGCGTCCATGACCGCGAACCGGCGGGTCCGCGTGGTCGCGCCCGTCCTGGGCTACCTGGGCGCGGCCGGGCTGCACTCGCTGTGGAACTTCTCCACCACCGTGGGCACCGGGTCGACGTTCATCAACCTGTACTTCCTGATCATGGTGCCGGTGTTCGCCGGCACGGTCTGGCTGGTGGTCTGGCAGCGCCGCCGCGAGCAGCGGATCGTCGCGGGCCAGCTCCCGGAGATGGCCGCGCGCCGGTGGATCGCGTCCAGCGAGGTGACGCTGCTCGCGTCGTTGCAGGGCCGCCGGCGGTGGCGGCGGGCCGTGCGCCGCAAGGTCGGGGACCAGGCCGCGCGGGCCGTGGCCGGGTACCAGGTGGCCGCGACGGAACTGGCGTTCCTGCGGCACCGGATCGCGCTGGGCACCGCGGGGCACGAAGCCGACCGACGGCACGAGGTGCTCTTGGAAGCGCTCATCACCGCACGTCAGGCCGCTGTGGACGCACCCGGTGCGCTCAAGGCGGCGGGTGGTGTTCGTCGCAGTTGA